A genomic window from Vitis riparia cultivar Riparia Gloire de Montpellier isolate 1030 chromosome 16, EGFV_Vit.rip_1.0, whole genome shotgun sequence includes:
- the LOC117933155 gene encoding uncharacterized protein LOC117933155, which produces MPPRRTTSFQNSQANDGVPPPLEGLPPMNEKRLYRYLGTLAGLVERQARAAEINGQGQSSSSRGSSFDDFKKLGPPYFSGTSYPTEAENWILKMEKFFDVIDRSEEQKASYAVFMLDKEADHWWRMTKRLLEDQGPIIWRQFREAFYKKYFPEGNKRWESLFVWNRWIATDEEKTLKFQDGLKSSLNNKISILKLGIYSEVVDRALIAENDNEELHQYREQQRKRNRSDGDHSNQAQKRYASTINQNKEKTTQNSNVICPTYGKKHGRRPCYKETGACFGCGKQGHMVRDCPKNKKFIIGKHKEKNKEDKQAPRAQGRVFVMTHRDA; this is translated from the exons ATGCCACCAAGAAGAACAACATCTTTCCAAAACAGTCAGGCTAATGATGGTGTACCTCCTCCACTTGAGGGTTTGCCTCCCATGAATGAAAAAAGGCTTTATAGGTATCTCGGAACTTTAGCTGGTTTGGTTGAGCGTCAAGCTAGAGCTGCTGAGATTAATGGTCAGGGACAATCCTCATCTTCTAGGGGTAGCTCATTTGATGACTTTAAGAAACTAGGTCCTCCTTATTTTTCTGGTACTTCATATCCAACAGAAGCAGAGAATTGGATTCTTAAGatggagaaattctttgatgtcatAGATCGTTCTGAGGAGCAAAAGGCCTCTTATGCAGTATTTATGTTAGACAAAGAAGCAGATCATTGGTGGCGTATGACCAAGAGGCTTTTGGAGGATCAAGGACCCATAATTTGGAGACAGTTTAGGGAGGCTTTCTACAAGAAGTACTTCCCTGAAGGCAACAAAAGGTGGGAGAGTTTGTTCGTTTGGAACAGG TGGATTGCTACGGATGAGGAAAAAacattaaagtttcaggatggattAAAGTCCTCCTTGAATAATAAGATATCTATTTTGAAACTTGGCATCTATTCAGAGGTTGTGGACAGAGCCCTTATTGCAGAAAATGATAATGAGGAGCTTCATCAGTATAGagaacaacaaaggaagaggaATAGGAGTGATGGTGATCATAGTAATCAAGCACAGAAAAGGTACGCCTCTactataaatcaaaataaagagaagACAACCCAAAATTCAAATGTGATATGTCCTACTTATGGTAAGAAGCACGGGCGTAGGCCATGCTATAAGGAGACTGGAGCTTGTTTTGGTTGTGGAAAACAAGGACACATGGTTCGGGATTGTCCaaagaataaaaagtttatCATTGGGAAGCATAAGGAGAAGAATAAAGAGGATAAACAGGCGCCTAGGGCCCAAGGACGGGTGTTTGTTATGACTCATCGGGATGCTTAA
- the LOC117933103 gene encoding stilbene synthase 4, which translates to MASVEEIRNAQRAKGPATVLAIGTATPDNCLYQSDFADYYFRVTKSEHMTELKKKFNRICDKSMIKKRYIHLTEEMLEEHPNIGAYMAPSLNIRQEIITAEVPKLGKEAALKALKEWGQPKSKITHLVFCTTSGVEMPGADYKLANLLGLEPSVRRVMLYHQGCYAGGTVLRTAKDLAENNAGARVLVVCSEITVVTFRGPSEDALDSLVGQALFGDGSAAVIVGSDPDISIERPLFQLVSAAQTFIPNSAGAIAGNLREVGLTFHLWPNVPTLISENIENCLTKAFDPIGISDWNSLFWIAHPGGPAILDAVEAKVGLDKQKLKATRHILSEYGNMSSACVLFILDEMRKKSLKEGKTTTGEGLDWGVLFGFGPGLTIETVVLHSVGTDSN; encoded by the exons ATGGCGTCTGTGGAGGAAATTAGAAATGCTCAGCGTGCCAAGGGTCCGGCCACCGTTCTAGCCATTGGCACAGCTACCCCGGACAACTGTCTGTACCAGTCTGATTTCGCTGATTACTATTTTCGGGTCACTAAAAGCGAGCACATGACCGAGCTCAAGAAGAAGTTCAACCGCATTT GTGACAAATCCATGATCAAGAAGCGTTACATTCATTTGACCGAAGAAATGCTTGAGGAGCACCCAAACATTGGTGCTTATATGGCTCCATCTCTTAACATACGTCAAGAGATTATCACTGCTGAGGTACCCAAGCTTGGTAAGGAAGCAGCATTGAAGGCTCTTAAAGAGTGGGGTCAGCCTAAATCGAAGATCACCCACCTTGTATTTTGTACCACCTCAGGTGTAGAAATGCCTGGTGCAGATTATAAACTCGCTAATCTTTTAGGCCTCGAACCATCTGTCAGAAGAGTGATGTTGTACCATCAAGGGTGCTATGCGGGTGGAACTGTCCTTCGAACTGCTAAGGATCTTGCAGAGAATAATGCAGGAGCACGAGTTCTTGTGGTGTGCTCTGAGATCACTGTTGTTACATTTCGTGGTCCTTCCGAAGATGCTTTGGACTCTTTAGTTGGCCAAGCCCTTTTTGGTGATGGGTCTGCAGCTGTAATCGTTGGATCTGATCCAGATATCTCGATTGAACGACCACTCTTTCAACTTGTTTCAGCAGCCCAAACATTTATTCCTAATTCAGCAGGTGCTATTGCAGGCAACTTACGTGAAGTGGGTCTCACCTTTCATTTGTGGCCTAATGTGCCTACCTTGATCTCTGAAAACATTGAGAATTGTTTGACTAAGGCTTTTGACCCAATTGGTATTAGTGATTGGAATTCCTTATTCTGGATTGCTCATCCAGGTGGCCCAGCTATTCTCGACGCAGTTGAAGCAAAAGTCGGTTTAGATAAACAGAAACTCAAAGCAACAAGGCATATTCTAAGTGAATATGGGAACATGTCAAGTGCATGtgtcttatttattttggaCGAGATGAGAAAGAAATCGCTCAAGGAAGGCAAAACGACAACAGGTGAAGGATTGGATTGGGGTGTCTTGTTTGGCTTTGGGCCAGGCCTAACCATTGAGACCGTTGTGCTCCATAGCGTTGGTACAGATTCAAACTAG